The genomic interval GCTGCCGAGGCTCTGCTACCTGGAGTTGAGGGTCCCCGGACGCTCCTTCCTTCTATGCCTGTGCGCCGAGGGAGACCTCGCCCGGGTGTCCGTCGCCGAGTCGCGCTTCCCCACGCCGGGCGAGCCCGCCCCCTTCCAGCGCTGGCTCCGCCACGAGCTCACCGGCGCCAAGCTTCAGGGCGCGCGCTACCGCGAGGCGGAGCGGGTGGTGGAGCTGGACTTCGAGCGCGAGGACGTGCGCCGCCGCCTGGTGATGGAGCTGGGCTCCCCCGGTGGGCTGCTCATCTTGAGCGAGCAGGGCCGGGTGTTGATGCTCTCCGGCGAGGGCCTGGGCCCCAAGCGCAACCTCTACCCGGGCGCGGCGTGGACGCCCCCGGAGGCGCAGCCGGCGCAGGCGTTGGAGAAGGCGCGGCAGTCTCCCTCGCGGCTGGTGCCGGTGGAGGGGGACACGCTGCCATGGTCTCACGCGGCGGAGCGGCTGCTCGGGGCCAAGGACCAGGCCAGCCGCGCGGAGTCCATCCGGCGGAGGCTGGCGCAGCCGTACCGGGCGCGGCTCAAGCGCTCCTCGCGCACGCTGGAGAAGGTGAGGGCGGAGGCCGCGCGGGGGCCTGACGCGGAGAAGCACCGCCGGCTGGGAGAGTTGCTCGCGCAGAACCTCTTCCGCCTCAAGCGGGGCGCCACCCAGGTGACGCTCACCGAGTACACGGAAGAGGGTCCCCAGGACGTCGTCGTGACGCTGGACCCCAAGCGCACGCCGAAGGAGGAGGCGGACTGGCACTTCCATCAGTACCGCCGGCTGCTGCGCGGCGTGGAGCAGGCGCGCCACCGCGAGGCGGAGCTGGCGCGTGAGGTGGCCCACGCGCAGGCGGCGCTGGAGCAGGTGGAGCGGATGGACGAGGCGATGCTGCTCGTGCAGGCCGAGGTGCTGCACGTCTCGGTGGGGAGCGACGCCACGCCGGAGGG from Myxococcus stipitatus carries:
- a CDS encoding NFACT RNA binding domain-containing protein — encoded protein: MSLRPTELEQVVAEVGEKLTGAVAQKAWCPLPRLCYLELRVPGRSFLLCLCAEGDLARVSVAESRFPTPGEPAPFQRWLRHELTGAKLQGARYREAERVVELDFEREDVRRRLVMELGSPGGLLILSEQGRVLMLSGEGLGPKRNLYPGAAWTPPEAQPAQALEKARQSPSRLVPVEGDTLPWSHAAERLLGAKDQASRAESIRRRLAQPYRARLKRSSRTLEKVRAEAARGPDAEKHRRLGELLAQNLFRLKRGATQVTLTEYTEEGPQDVVVTLDPKRTPKEEADWHFHQYRRLLRGVEQARHREAELAREVAHAQAALEQVERMDEAMLLVQAEVLHVSVGSDATPEGRPFKEYVGHAGTRIWVGRGSEDNDTLTFKVARPWHLWFHARGVPGSHVVLPLEKGQEPGQEALLDAAHLALHHSGAKGEPRGEVSYVQVKFVRKVKGGAHGQVTYTREKTFVVRMEPERLERLLKSRHTEVPAP